A window of the Brassica napus cultivar Da-Ae chromosome C5, Da-Ae, whole genome shotgun sequence genome harbors these coding sequences:
- the LOC106368364 gene encoding probable serine/threonine-protein kinase At1g09600 yields the protein MGCICSKGAAEEADDLSSHRHQKGKEYWNKSSSVQLIAPLPSNKDDFSHKAVDGSSGGGRRASGLIVPIDDSHDGKTTIIERPSRSHRGRRVSDNGKGGGLIISKVPRSAEAELIAAGWPYWLTSVAGEAIKGWVPRRADSFEKLDKIGQGTYSIVYKARDLETGQIVAMKKVRFANMDPESVRFMAREINILRKLDHPNVMKLKCLVTSKLSGSLHLVFDYMEHDLSGLALRPGVKFTEPQIKCFMKQLLCGLEHCHSRGILHRDIKGSNLLVNNDGVLKIGDFGLASFYNPDHEQPLTSRVVTLWYRAPELLLGSTDYGPGIDLWSVGCILAELFVGKPIMPGRTEVEQMHKIFKLCGSPSEDFWETTKFPQATSYRPQHPYKRVLLETFKNLPSSSLALLDRLLSVEPEKRCSASSTLLSEFFTTEPLPCHISSLPKYPPSKELDAKKRNDEAKRKKAEAVKWRGHESARRGGRDSKVTPEFMASGHSNVSINTPYGFKKENGRGKLFSASSSVIHPSLTATLNKNKTSRSSVGEVRANRSNNVPVITGGYSSSSSQKESVPSREPTTRYMRKKNRMHCSGPLMPPGGNIEDMMKDHERRIQEAVRKSRLEKSVTKKSVKACA from the exons ATGGGCTGCATTTGCTCGAAAGGAGCAGCAGAGGAAGCAGACGATCTTTCATCTCATCGTCATCAGAAAGGAAAAGAGTATTGGAACAAATCTTCCTCGGTGCAACTAATTGCTCCTCTGCCTTCAAATAAAGATGATTTCTCGCACAAGGCCGTAGATGGAAGCTCTGGTGGTGGACGAAGAGCGAGCGGTTTGATTGTTCCTATAGATGATAGTCACGATGGTAAAACAACGATCATAGAGAGACCTTCGAGGTCTCATCGAGGAAGAAGAGTTTCAGACAATGGCAAAGGAGGAGGATTGATTATTTCGAAAGTACCTCGTAGCGCAGAAGCAGAGCTTATTGCTGCTGGATGGCCTTATTGGTTAACCTCTGTTGCAGGGGAAGCCATAAAAGGTTGGGTTCCTCGCCGCGCAGATTCGTTTGAGAAGCTTGACAAA ATAGGACAAGGGACTTATAGTATTGTGTATAAGGCTCGGGATCTTGAGACGGGCCAAATAGTGGCCATGAAGAAGGTGCGGTTTGCTAACATGGATCCGGAAAGTGTGAGGTTTATGGCGAGAGAAATCAACATTTTGCGCAAACTAGATCATCCAAATGTTATGAAGCTTAAGTGTCTTGTCACTTCAAAGCTATCAGGTAGCTTGCATCTTGTTTTTGATTACATGGAGCATGATCTTTCAGGTCTCGCCCTTAGGCCTGGTGTCAAATTCACCGAGCCACAG aTCAAGTGTTTTATGAAACAACTACTTTGTGGACTTGAGCATTGTCATAGCCGCGGAATTCTTCACCGTGACATCAAGGGTTCGAACCTCTTGGTGAACAATGATGGTGTTCTCAAGATTGGAGATTTTGGTCTAGCCAGTTTTTATAATCCGGATCACGAACAGCCGCTTACTAGCCGTGTAGTCACCTTGTGGTATAGAGCACCTGAGCTTCTACTGGGATCTACAGACTATGGACCAGGCATTGATCTCTGGAGCGTTGGTTGTATTCTAGCAGAACTCTTTGTAGGTAAACCAATCATGCCAGGAAGAACTgag GTGGAGCAAATGCATAAGATCTTTAAGCTGTGCGGTTCACCATCCGAAGACTTTTGGGAAACGACAAAGTTCCCACAGGCGACAAGTTACAGACCGCAACATCCTTATAAGCGTGTCCTACTAGAGACGTTCAAGAACTTACCATCTTCTTCTCTAGCTCTACTTGATAGGCTTTTATCTGTGGAACCAGAGAAAAGATGTTCAGCTTCTTCTACTCTATTGAGTGAG TTCTTTACAACCGAGCCACTCCCTTGTCACATCTCAAGTTTGCCCAAGTATCCTCCAAGCAAGGAACTTGATGCAAAGAAGCGCAATGATGAAGCAAAAAg GAAGAAAGCAGAAGCTGTGAAGTGGCGTGGACACGAATCTGCGAGAAGAGGTGGAAGAGACTCCAAGGTAACACCGGAGTTCATGGCTTCAGGGCACTCTAATGTCTCAATCAACACCCCATATGGGTTCAAGAAAGAGAATGGAAGAGGAAAGCTCTTTTCTGCTTCAAGTTCAGTGATCCATCCAAGCTTAACCGCAACATTGAATAAGAATAAAACCTCTAGGAGCAGTGTAGGAGAGGTGAGAGCTAATCGTTCCAACAATGTGCCTGTTATAACAGGGGGCTATTCATCTAGCTCTTCGCAAAAGGAAAGTGTACCATCACGAGAACCCACAACG AGATATATGCGAAAGAAGAACAGAATGCACTGTTCGGGTCCGTTGATGCCTCCTGGTGGCAACATTGAAGACATGATGAAAGATCACGAGAGACGAATCCAAGAAGCTGTACGCAAGTCCCGCCTTGAGAAATCTGTAACAAAGAAATCTGTTAAAGCATGTGCTTAA